One Kribbella sp. NBC_00662 genomic region harbors:
- a CDS encoding MarR family winged helix-turn-helix transcriptional regulator yields MATDTSDAVDNLEKELVTLARRLRGLQRTLSDEAHPDLEPAQYALLNHVEELAPVRMADLVAALEVDKGPVSRACARLEEEGLLKRAADKSDARATLLTLTAAGKRKLTAARKKRHKVIEDLLKDWSPAQVKTFATQVSKFNKLAD; encoded by the coding sequence GTGGCAACAGACACAAGTGACGCGGTGGACAACCTCGAGAAGGAACTCGTCACGTTGGCACGGCGGCTGCGGGGTCTGCAGCGGACGCTGTCCGACGAGGCGCACCCGGACCTGGAGCCGGCGCAGTACGCGTTGCTGAACCACGTCGAGGAGCTGGCGCCGGTGCGGATGGCCGACCTGGTGGCAGCACTCGAGGTGGACAAGGGTCCGGTCAGCCGGGCCTGCGCGCGACTCGAGGAAGAGGGTCTGCTGAAGCGTGCCGCCGACAAGTCGGACGCGCGGGCGACCCTGCTGACCCTGACCGCGGCCGGCAAGCGCAAGCTGACGGCGGCCCGGAAGAAGCGGCACAAGGTGATCGAGGACCTGCTCAAGGACTGGTCGCCGGCCCAGGTGAAGACCTTCGCCACCCAGGTGTCGAAGTTCAACAAGCTGGCCGACTGA
- the dcd gene encoding dCTP deaminase, which translates to MLLSDRDILAELDAKRVQLDPFDAAMVQPSSVDVRLDRFFRVFENHRYPHIDPAEEQPDLTRLVEPDGEEPFILHPGEFVLGSTYELVTLPDDVAARLEGKSSLGRLGLLTHSTAGFIDPGFSGHVTLELSNVATLPIKLWPGMKIGQLCFFRLSSPAEHPYGSEKYGSRYQGQRGPTPSRSYRNFHRTDV; encoded by the coding sequence GTGCTGCTCTCCGACCGTGACATCTTGGCCGAGCTCGACGCGAAGCGGGTCCAGCTGGATCCGTTCGATGCTGCGATGGTGCAGCCGTCGAGTGTCGACGTACGGCTGGACCGGTTCTTCCGGGTTTTCGAGAACCACAGATACCCGCACATCGACCCCGCCGAGGAACAGCCGGATCTGACCCGGCTGGTCGAACCGGACGGCGAAGAGCCGTTCATCCTGCATCCCGGTGAGTTCGTCCTGGGATCGACGTACGAGCTGGTCACGCTCCCCGACGACGTCGCGGCCCGGCTCGAGGGCAAGTCGTCGCTCGGCCGGCTGGGGCTGCTCACGCACTCGACGGCCGGCTTCATCGACCCGGGCTTCTCCGGGCACGTGACGCTGGAGCTGTCGAACGTCGCCACGCTGCCGATCAAGCTGTGGCCCGGTATGAAGATCGGCCAGCTCTGCTTCTTCCGGCTCTCCTCCCCCGCGGAGCACCCGTACGGCTCGGAGAAGTACGGCTCTCGGTACCAGGGTCAGCGCGGCCCGACGCCGTCCCGGTCCTACCGCAACTTCCACCGCACCGACGTCTGA
- a CDS encoding DUF4097 domain-containing protein encodes MSGFSQQITDDESERIERIRIEIGSGLVELKANPDGEGTAVAIDVDNGPEEDVIVEVVDGELIIEGPRNVRRGPEILVRIATSAVLEARVKTGSGDITSEVPIGPARLSTGSGDVQLTRVEGELGVNTGSGDVKVEEVTGAVKASTGSGSIDIDEAGDALGLSTGSGDVTVGDANGPTSVKVGSGDITIERIRDHSVATSGSGDVKVEIADGPSVQAETARGDVQIGVPEGLPTYLDLKTVTGHIRCDLEPGEKPAEGERALMLRARTVSGDITVYKV; translated from the coding sequence ATGAGTGGGTTCAGCCAGCAGATCACCGACGACGAGAGCGAGCGGATCGAGCGGATCCGGATCGAGATCGGCTCCGGTCTGGTCGAGCTCAAGGCCAACCCCGACGGCGAGGGGACCGCGGTCGCCATCGACGTCGACAACGGCCCGGAGGAGGACGTGATCGTCGAGGTCGTCGACGGTGAGCTGATCATCGAGGGCCCGCGCAACGTCCGCCGCGGACCGGAGATCCTGGTCCGGATCGCCACCTCGGCGGTCCTCGAAGCCCGGGTGAAGACCGGCTCCGGAGACATCACCTCCGAGGTGCCGATCGGCCCGGCCCGGCTGTCCACCGGGTCCGGCGACGTACAGCTGACCCGGGTCGAGGGCGAGCTGGGCGTGAACACCGGCAGCGGGGACGTCAAGGTCGAGGAGGTCACCGGCGCGGTCAAGGCCAGCACCGGCTCCGGCTCGATCGACATCGACGAGGCCGGCGACGCGCTCGGCCTGAGCACCGGCTCCGGTGACGTCACGGTGGGCGACGCCAACGGTCCCACCTCCGTCAAGGTCGGCTCGGGTGACATCACCATCGAGCGGATCCGCGACCACTCGGTCGCCACCTCCGGTTCCGGCGACGTCAAGGTCGAGATCGCCGACGGACCGAGCGTCCAGGCCGAGACGGCCCGCGGCGACGTCCAGATCGGGGTGCCCGAGGGGCTCCCGACGTACCTCGACCTGAAGACCGTCACCGGGCACATCCGGTGCGACCTCGAGCCGGGCGAGAAGCCGGCCGAGGGGGAGCGCGCCCTGATGCTGCGGGCCCGCACCGTCTCCGGAGACATCACGGTCTACAAGGTCTGA
- a CDS encoding SDR family NAD(P)-dependent oxidoreductase: MSRGVLITGASRGVGAAAAQAFARAGDRVVLHCRGAVDRAEEIRAGLPGDGHAVIAADLGDSAAIPALVDESATALGRIDVLVNNAAMFVDEPVGGSRRVGHPLAETSYDEWVATWRRTLAVNLEGAAHVTWCVARQMLDKEPADGVRRGAIVNVGSRGAYRGEPDVPAYGASKAGLHSLGQSLAASLAPHDISVTSIAPGFIATDMTEAFLAGPGGDAIRAQSPFDRVATAEEVGDAIFWLASPHANWASGAVLDFNGASYLH; this comes from the coding sequence GTGTCCAGAGGGGTACTCATCACCGGCGCGTCCAGGGGCGTCGGCGCGGCCGCCGCGCAGGCGTTCGCACGGGCCGGCGACCGGGTCGTGCTGCACTGCCGGGGCGCGGTCGATCGCGCCGAGGAGATCCGGGCCGGACTGCCCGGCGATGGCCACGCCGTGATCGCCGCTGATCTCGGCGATTCGGCCGCAATCCCTGCCCTGGTTGACGAATCGGCCACAGCACTCGGGCGGATCGACGTACTGGTCAACAACGCGGCGATGTTCGTCGACGAGCCGGTCGGCGGTTCGCGCCGGGTCGGTCACCCGCTGGCCGAGACGTCGTACGACGAGTGGGTCGCGACGTGGCGTCGTACGTTGGCCGTCAACCTCGAGGGAGCGGCGCATGTGACCTGGTGCGTGGCGCGGCAGATGCTCGACAAGGAGCCCGCGGACGGCGTACGGCGGGGCGCGATCGTCAATGTCGGATCGCGCGGCGCCTACCGCGGCGAGCCGGATGTGCCCGCGTACGGCGCCTCGAAGGCCGGACTGCACTCGCTCGGGCAGTCGTTGGCGGCATCGTTGGCGCCACATGACATCAGCGTGACGTCAATCGCGCCCGGATTCATCGCCACCGACATGACCGAGGCGTTCCTGGCCGGTCCCGGCGGCGACGCGATCCGCGCGCAGAGCCCGTTCGACCGCGTCGCCACCGCGGAGGAGGTCGGCGACGCGATCTTCTGGCTGGCCTCACCCCACGCGAACTGGGCCAGCGGCGCGGTCCTCGACTTCAACGGGGCGTCGTACCTGCACTGA
- a CDS encoding polysaccharide lyase family 8 super-sandwich domain-containing protein — translation MDITRRRLLSFVPATALLTAVNPAPAAHATMGAVSADPGRLLANAIAIYAGTAESNARTEVAAKVAAIDSTARTWLAALDRAGAGELFAGLPLGTSDPNLSSSYQHLYEIALAYRRPGPASDLQGSEQVRARIAEKLLWLHEKYYGDQSKGYYGNWFTWEIGISTFVSKTLALIDAPTDLITQYVASMDAYLRNGKDGDVDLDSRFHTGANLVDITANRVLQGALLNDDARIRKALQDQFTVFATIDPYNLQHDVTDGYYADGSFIQHASVAYTGSYGKGLLSRVVQTIKVLAGTEYAQGDDLVGVVQGWVEHGFAPLIFEGWMMEIVKGRAVSRTATGYDDVAVVVEAIVDLADYATGTDAQRLKAFAKFTARPTINVNSFVSPVSIGRFADLKNDPAIVPADLNPAASTTAFNAMDRTVHRRPGYAFAVARNSERISKYEYMSGENLLPWFQGDGAHYLYLAGEDQTKSFGIDYFTTVSPYALGGVTAPVETRRSVPELYGTAYYDNPPTFTASSESQNTYIYFPTGTNVHSGGATLDAYGAVGWVQSDDFAYASRASLPDDFVVYKNASATKSWFLLDDEIVVLAAGVGDATRAVTTTLDTRIAGATDPVTITGVRRDGRPWTGPGQVSPRWLRYANSTASIGYHFLQPTQLSVDLQAVTRSRRVVRTSNPDTAITKQVFALTATQPAGTTHSLAYALVPNATESTLKAYQHNRILPLANTVKVQAIQHLGLRLTAANTFTPGAHNLPGLTIDGPASLLLRRQSSGVQVAVSDPTTQRDTITVNLWAQYLKAATPVEGVQVTRTLTGTRLTFTTRHTYGSSLAIRLLPAW, via the coding sequence GTGGACATCACTCGTCGCCGCCTGCTGTCGTTCGTGCCCGCCACCGCTCTGCTGACCGCGGTGAATCCGGCTCCGGCCGCGCACGCCACCATGGGTGCGGTGAGCGCTGACCCCGGCCGGCTGCTGGCCAACGCGATCGCGATCTATGCCGGTACGGCGGAATCCAACGCGCGCACCGAGGTCGCCGCGAAGGTCGCCGCCATCGACAGCACCGCGCGTACCTGGCTGGCCGCGCTCGACCGGGCCGGCGCCGGGGAACTGTTCGCCGGGCTCCCCCTCGGCACCAGCGATCCGAATCTCAGCTCGTCGTACCAGCACCTCTACGAGATCGCGCTCGCGTACCGCCGGCCCGGACCGGCGTCGGACCTGCAAGGCAGCGAGCAGGTGCGTGCCCGGATCGCGGAGAAGCTGCTCTGGCTGCACGAGAAGTACTACGGCGACCAGTCGAAGGGGTACTACGGCAACTGGTTCACCTGGGAGATCGGCATCTCGACGTTCGTGTCGAAGACGCTCGCGCTGATCGACGCCCCGACCGACCTGATCACGCAGTACGTCGCCTCGATGGACGCGTACCTGCGCAACGGGAAGGACGGCGACGTCGACCTCGACTCGCGCTTCCACACCGGCGCGAACCTCGTCGACATCACCGCGAACCGGGTCCTGCAAGGTGCGCTGCTGAACGACGACGCCCGGATCCGGAAGGCACTGCAGGACCAGTTCACGGTCTTCGCGACCATCGACCCGTACAACCTCCAGCACGACGTCACCGACGGGTACTACGCGGACGGCTCGTTCATCCAGCACGCCTCGGTCGCCTACACGGGTTCGTACGGAAAGGGCCTGCTCAGCCGGGTTGTGCAGACCATCAAGGTGCTCGCCGGGACGGAGTACGCGCAGGGTGACGACCTGGTCGGCGTGGTGCAGGGCTGGGTCGAGCACGGGTTCGCGCCGCTGATCTTCGAGGGCTGGATGATGGAGATCGTCAAGGGTCGCGCGGTCTCCCGGACAGCGACCGGGTACGACGATGTGGCCGTCGTCGTGGAGGCCATCGTCGACCTCGCGGACTATGCCACCGGCACGGACGCCCAGCGGTTGAAGGCGTTCGCGAAGTTCACCGCGCGACCGACGATCAACGTGAACAGCTTCGTGTCCCCGGTCAGCATCGGGCGGTTCGCGGACCTCAAGAACGACCCGGCGATCGTCCCGGCCGACCTCAACCCGGCGGCGAGTACGACGGCGTTCAACGCGATGGACCGGACCGTGCATCGGCGGCCCGGGTACGCGTTCGCGGTCGCGCGGAACTCGGAGCGGATCAGCAAGTACGAGTACATGAGCGGCGAGAACCTGCTGCCGTGGTTCCAGGGCGACGGCGCCCACTACCTCTACCTGGCGGGCGAGGACCAGACGAAGTCGTTCGGCATCGACTACTTCACGACGGTCTCGCCGTACGCGCTCGGCGGTGTGACGGCACCGGTCGAGACGCGGAGGTCGGTCCCCGAGCTGTACGGGACGGCGTACTACGACAATCCGCCGACCTTCACCGCGTCGTCGGAGTCGCAGAACACCTACATCTACTTCCCGACCGGAACCAACGTGCACTCCGGCGGCGCGACCCTCGACGCGTACGGCGCGGTCGGCTGGGTGCAGTCGGACGACTTCGCGTACGCGTCCCGCGCGAGCCTGCCGGACGACTTCGTGGTCTACAAGAACGCGTCCGCGACCAAGTCCTGGTTCCTGCTCGATGACGAGATCGTCGTACTGGCGGCCGGCGTCGGCGACGCGACCCGCGCCGTCACAACCACCCTCGACACCCGCATCGCCGGCGCGACCGATCCCGTCACCATCACCGGCGTACGCCGTGACGGCCGCCCGTGGACCGGTCCGGGACAAGTAAGCCCGCGCTGGCTGCGCTACGCCAACAGCACGGCCTCCATCGGCTACCACTTCCTGCAGCCGACGCAGCTGTCGGTCGATCTGCAGGCGGTCACCCGGAGCCGCCGGGTAGTGCGCACCTCAAACCCGGATACAGCAATCACCAAGCAGGTTTTCGCCCTCACCGCCACGCAGCCGGCCGGCACCACGCACTCCCTCGCCTACGCGTTGGTGCCCAACGCAACAGAGTCGACGCTGAAGGCCTACCAGCACAACCGGATCCTGCCGCTCGCCAACACCGTGAAGGTGCAAGCGATCCAGCACCTGGGCCTCCGCCTCACCGCCGCCAACACCTTTACCCCGGGCGCGCACAACCTTCCTGGGCTCACCATCGACGGTCCGGCGTCGTTGCTCCTCCGCCGTCAGTCGTCAGGCGTGCAGGTTGCCGTCTCCGATCCGACGACACAGCGCGACACCATCACCGTCAACCTGTGGGCGCAGTACCTCAAGGCCGCGACTCCCGTCGAAGGCGTTCAGGTGACGCGGACACTCACCGGCACGCGGCTGACCTTCACCACCCGGCACACCTACGGGAGCAGCCTCGCGATCAGGCTTCTTCCAGCTTGGTGA
- a CDS encoding MarR family transcriptional regulator: MTVPPREEWPKPTKQSEGGAVLTDVVLATFRLNARLMEAAQDLAAHGGLTAAWWQVLGGVLDEPRSVADVGRIMGVSRQGVQRIADLLVERGLAEYRPNPAHRRAKLLACTEAGYWAIRQIAVAQHPWTSQLAKAVDLDDLRTTLATMQAIITKLEEA, encoded by the coding sequence ATGACGGTTCCACCCCGGGAAGAGTGGCCGAAGCCGACGAAGCAGTCGGAAGGTGGTGCGGTGTTGACCGATGTCGTCCTCGCCACCTTCCGGCTGAACGCGCGGCTGATGGAGGCCGCCCAGGACCTCGCCGCGCACGGCGGCCTGACGGCTGCGTGGTGGCAGGTGCTGGGCGGCGTACTGGACGAGCCACGGTCGGTCGCCGACGTCGGACGGATCATGGGCGTCAGCCGGCAGGGTGTGCAACGGATAGCGGATCTGCTCGTGGAGCGCGGCCTCGCGGAGTACCGGCCGAACCCGGCCCATCGGCGCGCCAAGCTGCTCGCGTGCACCGAGGCCGGCTACTGGGCGATCCGCCAGATCGCGGTCGCCCAGCACCCGTGGACGTCCCAGCTCGCGAAGGCGGTCGACCTCGACGACCTTCGGACGACCCTTGCCACCATGCAGGCGATCATCACCAAGCTGGAAGAAGCCTGA
- a CDS encoding DJ-1/PfpI family protein yields the protein MRTAYVAVYETLADWEIGHLVVELRTGRFTGEPWTVVTVGESLEPVLTMGGMRVVPDVTIADVEPDAGDLLVLAGSGQWDNGGGDAFAKLAARFLEASVPVAAICGATAGLARAGLLDERKHTSAAKEYLQATGYQGVGNYVDERAVVGGDLITAGPDSPVQFARAVLQRLELADERKLEAYEGVFHRADPAAYATLVG from the coding sequence ATGAGAACAGCTTATGTGGCGGTCTACGAGACGTTGGCGGACTGGGAGATCGGGCATCTGGTGGTGGAGTTGCGGACCGGGCGGTTCACCGGGGAGCCGTGGACCGTGGTGACGGTGGGGGAGTCGTTGGAGCCGGTGCTGACCATGGGTGGGATGCGGGTCGTGCCGGACGTGACGATTGCCGACGTCGAGCCGGATGCGGGGGACCTGCTGGTGCTGGCAGGGTCGGGGCAGTGGGACAACGGGGGTGGGGATGCGTTCGCGAAGTTGGCGGCGCGGTTCCTCGAGGCGTCGGTGCCGGTGGCGGCGATCTGCGGGGCGACGGCGGGGCTGGCTCGGGCCGGGCTGCTGGATGAGCGCAAGCACACGAGTGCGGCGAAGGAGTACTTGCAGGCGACCGGATACCAGGGCGTCGGCAACTATGTCGACGAGCGCGCGGTTGTCGGTGGGGATCTGATCACCGCGGGTCCGGACTCGCCGGTGCAGTTCGCGCGGGCGGTGCTGCAGCGGCTCGAGCTCGCGGACGAGCGGAAGCTCGAGGCGTACGAAGGCGTGTTCCATCGCGCCGACCCCGCGGCGTACGCGACGCTGGTGGGATGA
- a CDS encoding N-acetyltransferase family protein translates to MGVRELTVTDWAGLWPLVKGFGTEFPEAESRGYFEELVQDPRWVALGYDDDGELIGYAAVQDYGTHLRAGRRHHGRLHDLYVLPDRRRGGVGRALMAAVAEWASTRVRYLEWQGHHERAAPFYEALGYRGEPCPQPDYPTFEIDFGK, encoded by the coding sequence ATGGGCGTGCGTGAGTTGACGGTGACTGACTGGGCCGGTCTGTGGCCGCTGGTGAAGGGCTTCGGGACCGAGTTCCCGGAGGCGGAGTCGCGCGGGTACTTCGAGGAGCTGGTGCAGGATCCGCGGTGGGTGGCGCTGGGGTACGACGACGATGGCGAGCTGATCGGGTACGCCGCAGTGCAGGACTATGGCACGCATCTCCGAGCCGGGCGGCGGCACCACGGGCGACTGCACGACCTGTATGTGCTGCCGGACCGCCGGCGTGGTGGGGTCGGGCGGGCACTGATGGCGGCCGTCGCGGAGTGGGCGTCGACCCGGGTGCGGTATCTCGAGTGGCAGGGCCATCACGAGCGGGCGGCGCCGTTCTACGAAGCCTTGGGGTATCGCGGTGAGCCGTGTCCACAGCCGGACTACCCGACCTTCGAGATCGACTTCGGCAAATAG
- a CDS encoding MFS transporter: MTRSYYGWLAGSTLSVLGDTALFFALGWAATGIGPQIAALVLTGFTLPRAVLLLLGGVLGDRIGARRLLLGCSAIVGTCCLLLALVVGIRGMSAGLLVTTAVVVGTVDAFALPAAGVLPRLFVPDDQLPKAMALRTSATQLITLAGGPVSGLLVVTVGLVGALVLDGLTFAVQFLVLFMLRPPYDVSPAQAAGRSVVREALDGLRVAAGDPVLRMVLGVVALVAAFVLPVTSLCVPLLARSHGWAAGQAGFVVAGNVCGGLVVTILVARLGTFARAGLTGGIGCLLAALGIAGLTLAPSVPLAVGATLVEGVGVGLFTSHLAPVFVRSTPRSHRTRLQSLLSLVQTVPLIVSTNLLATLDVHHALTLAAAATAVAGLLLLRDYLPKSISKVG; encoded by the coding sequence GTGACGCGGTCGTACTACGGCTGGCTGGCAGGTTCCACACTCTCGGTCCTCGGCGACACCGCGCTGTTCTTCGCGCTCGGCTGGGCGGCAACGGGCATCGGTCCGCAGATCGCCGCGCTGGTGCTGACCGGGTTCACCCTGCCGCGAGCCGTACTTCTGCTGCTCGGTGGCGTCCTCGGCGATCGGATCGGTGCGCGCCGACTGCTGCTCGGATGCAGCGCGATCGTCGGCACGTGCTGCTTGCTGCTCGCTCTGGTGGTCGGGATTCGTGGGATGTCGGCCGGCCTGCTGGTGACGACGGCGGTTGTGGTCGGGACGGTTGATGCGTTCGCGCTGCCGGCCGCGGGTGTGCTGCCGCGACTGTTCGTGCCCGACGATCAGTTGCCTAAGGCAATGGCATTGCGTACGTCGGCCACGCAGCTGATCACCCTCGCGGGCGGACCGGTGAGTGGGCTGCTCGTGGTCACGGTCGGGCTGGTCGGGGCGCTCGTGCTCGACGGGCTGACGTTTGCGGTGCAGTTCCTCGTCTTGTTCATGCTCAGACCGCCGTACGACGTGAGCCCGGCGCAAGCCGCCGGCCGTTCCGTTGTGCGTGAGGCGCTGGACGGGTTGCGGGTTGCTGCTGGTGATCCTGTGCTGCGGATGGTGCTGGGCGTGGTGGCTTTGGTCGCCGCATTCGTTCTGCCGGTCACGTCGCTGTGTGTTCCGCTGCTTGCCCGATCACATGGCTGGGCTGCTGGGCAGGCAGGGTTTGTTGTGGCAGGCAACGTTTGTGGTGGGTTGGTCGTGACGATCCTGGTCGCCCGCCTCGGCACCTTTGCCCGTGCGGGACTGACGGGTGGGATCGGGTGTCTGCTTGCCGCGCTCGGGATCGCGGGTCTAACGCTGGCGCCGTCCGTGCCGCTGGCGGTCGGTGCGACCCTCGTGGAAGGCGTCGGGGTCGGGCTGTTCACGTCGCACCTTGCTCCGGTGTTCGTCCGCAGTACGCCGCGATCGCACCGGACTCGGCTTCAGTCGCTGCTGTCGCTGGTCCAGACCGTTCCACTGATCGTGTCGACGAATCTCCTCGCGACGCTCGACGTACACCATGCGCTCACGCTCGCTGCCGCCGCGACCGCGGTTGCCGGCCTACTTCTGCTCCGCGACTATTTGCCGAAGTCGATCTCGAAGGTCGGGTAG
- a CDS encoding MerR family transcriptional regulator — translation MRLTISEFARVVGLAPSALRFYDDCGLLPPAFVDAANGYRYYDRSQEPRARLLRDLREIDLPLPEVRIALDADPADVADLVRSHLRTLEAKSTATRAAAERLLTQLLSHQTVATLGGPELASAIRQVAPTAARRTASPAGSHSGDRPSPGGGSVPAGGLGESGLEVVLSCVLIEFSPDEITFVATDRYRLSVRTVRPTEFDGAAARVLVQAEELAAVGRWVAAGDVVRVEVDSGLRLVRGDESRELAVVDAEYPAYQQILDGLTPPVCRVVVDRVGLLDVLVGRDVVAFDIDSESLRIGDEVKLDAIGSGSVRVGFTASLLAAALEASVGPDVLLEICEPARPVVVRSADQGTFTTLVMPVRLDG, via the coding sequence ATGAGGCTGACGATCAGTGAGTTTGCGCGCGTGGTGGGGTTGGCGCCCAGTGCACTGCGGTTCTACGACGACTGCGGGCTGCTGCCGCCCGCCTTCGTGGACGCCGCCAACGGCTACCGGTACTACGACCGCTCGCAAGAACCCCGAGCCCGCCTGCTCCGCGACCTGCGCGAGATCGACCTGCCGCTGCCGGAGGTCCGCATCGCCCTGGATGCCGACCCGGCCGACGTCGCGGACCTGGTCCGGTCCCACCTCCGCACCCTCGAAGCAAAGTCCACCGCCACCCGAGCCGCAGCCGAGCGCCTCCTCACCCAACTCCTCTCCCACCAAACGGTGGCCACGCTAGGCGGCCCCGAACTGGCCAGCGCAATCCGCCAGGTAGCACCGACCGCGGCCAGGCGTACCGCCTCTCCTGCCGGATCGCATTCCGGCGATCGACCATCTCCCGGCGGCGGATCCGTCCCGGCGGGTGGATTGGGGGAGAGCGGCTTGGAGGTGGTGTTGAGTTGTGTGCTGATCGAGTTCTCGCCCGACGAGATCACCTTTGTGGCGACCGACAGGTATCGGTTGTCGGTCCGTACCGTTCGGCCGACGGAGTTCGACGGCGCGGCTGCGCGGGTCTTGGTGCAGGCCGAGGAGTTGGCCGCGGTCGGGCGATGGGTTGCGGCGGGGGATGTGGTCCGGGTGGAGGTGGACAGCGGGCTCAGACTCGTGCGGGGTGACGAGTCGCGGGAGCTGGCGGTTGTCGATGCGGAGTACCCGGCGTACCAGCAGATTCTTGACGGGCTGACGCCGCCGGTTTGCCGGGTGGTGGTGGATCGGGTGGGGCTGCTCGACGTGCTGGTCGGGCGGGATGTGGTTGCTTTTGACATCGACTCCGAGAGTCTGCGGATCGGTGACGAGGTGAAGCTCGACGCGATCGGGTCCGGGTCGGTGCGGGTCGGGTTCACCGCGAGTCTGCTCGCCGCCGCGCTGGAGGCGAGTGTCGGGCCGGACGTGCTGCTCGAGATCTGCGAGCCGGCGCGGCCTGTCGTCGTACGGTCGGCTGACCAGGGCACGTTCACCACGCTCGTCATGCCTGTCCGGCTGGACGGGTGA
- a CDS encoding AAA family ATPase, with product MFVVTGAPGSGKTTVVPELVRLSPGNLVVMDMDELLDDNGRLLGIDIASPTAAPIWPAYNALWLRITELIRRSGIPVLLLSPLLPAELPEGRWLHLDCPDAVRRKRLAGRGWPEAQIEEALADAAEIRKHVPRSVRGDVAPERSAKSILDWIRGERFGKTISLWGRLRS from the coding sequence ATGTTCGTGGTGACAGGGGCACCCGGATCGGGGAAGACGACAGTGGTGCCGGAGCTGGTGCGGCTCAGCCCGGGGAACCTGGTCGTGATGGACATGGACGAGCTGCTGGACGACAACGGCCGGCTGCTCGGGATCGACATCGCGAGTCCGACGGCGGCTCCGATCTGGCCGGCGTACAACGCGCTCTGGTTGCGGATCACCGAGCTGATCCGGCGGTCCGGGATCCCGGTGCTGCTGCTCTCCCCGCTGCTGCCGGCCGAGCTGCCGGAAGGTCGCTGGCTGCATCTGGACTGCCCGGACGCCGTACGGCGGAAACGGCTGGCCGGACGTGGTTGGCCGGAGGCGCAGATCGAGGAGGCGCTCGCGGACGCGGCCGAGATCCGCAAGCACGTACCGCGGTCGGTGCGCGGGGACGTCGCGCCGGAGCGGTCCGCGAAGAGCATCCTGGACTGGATCCGCGGCGAACGGTTCGGCAAGACCATCAGCCTGTGGGGCCGGCTCCGGAGTTGA
- a CDS encoding anhydro-N-acetylmuramic acid kinase → MRVIGLMSGTSYDAIDAAAADLRLDGDVLVLTPLGMLSQPYPEELRAAVAASLPPASTTVEQVCRLDTGIGQAFAAVAQQAVEQLCGGYADLIVSHGQTVFHWVDDGSVRGTLQLGQPAWIAEATGVPVVSDLRARDVAAGGQGAPLVSIIDVLWLRGRPGVPVALNLGGIANITVVHGEPVAFDTGPANALIDAVVTELTGRPFDADGVMAARGQVHEELLGRLLAEPYYERPAPKSTGKELFNLSYVARAMEGLPEIPAEDLVATVTTLTARTVADAVRRYGGTEVVASGGGIQNPALMHLLADELEIPVRTTDELGMPSAAKEAYAFAVLGFLSVHGLGGTVPSCTGARHSSVLGSVTPGLSGLPTISGEARPPSRLLVQ, encoded by the coding sequence ATGCGAGTGATCGGGCTGATGTCCGGGACGTCGTACGACGCGATCGACGCCGCTGCCGCGGACCTGCGGCTGGACGGAGACGTGCTGGTGCTGACGCCGCTGGGCATGCTGAGCCAGCCGTACCCGGAGGAGCTGCGGGCCGCGGTCGCGGCTTCATTGCCGCCGGCATCGACGACGGTCGAGCAGGTGTGCCGGCTGGACACCGGGATCGGGCAGGCATTCGCCGCGGTGGCGCAGCAGGCCGTGGAGCAGCTGTGCGGCGGGTACGCCGACCTGATCGTCTCGCACGGGCAGACGGTGTTCCACTGGGTCGACGACGGCTCGGTGCGCGGGACGCTGCAGCTCGGGCAGCCGGCGTGGATCGCGGAGGCGACCGGCGTACCGGTGGTGTCGGACCTGCGCGCGCGGGACGTGGCAGCGGGCGGGCAGGGTGCGCCGCTGGTCAGCATCATCGACGTGCTGTGGTTGCGCGGGCGACCCGGCGTACCGGTGGCGCTGAATCTCGGCGGCATCGCGAACATCACCGTCGTCCACGGCGAACCGGTTGCCTTCGACACCGGTCCGGCCAATGCGCTGATCGACGCCGTGGTGACCGAGCTGACCGGGCGGCCGTTCGACGCGGACGGGGTGATGGCCGCGCGCGGCCAGGTGCATGAGGAACTGCTCGGACGACTGCTGGCGGAGCCGTACTACGAGCGTCCGGCGCCGAAGTCGACGGGGAAGGAGCTGTTCAACCTGTCGTACGTGGCGCGGGCGATGGAGGGTCTGCCGGAGATCCCGGCGGAGGACCTGGTCGCGACCGTGACCACGCTGACCGCCCGGACGGTCGCCGACGCGGTCCGGCGGTACGGCGGGACCGAGGTGGTCGCATCGGGAGGCGGGATCCAGAACCCGGCGTTGATGCATCTGCTGGCGGACGAGCTGGAGATTCCGGTCCGGACCACGGACGAGCTGGGGATGCCGTCGGCGGCGAAGGAGGCGTACGCGTTCGCCGTACTCGGGTTCCTGAGCGTGCACGGCCTCGGCGGGACGGTACCGAGCTGCACCGGCGCGAGGCATTCCAGCGTCCTCGGCTCGGTCACCCCCGGACTGAGCGGACTACCCACGATTTCGGGCGAGGCGCGACCTCCGTCGCGCCTTCTGGTGCAATGA